A single region of the Bernardetia sp. genome encodes:
- a CDS encoding DUF2490 domain-containing protein has translation MWQRISFTIWVVSLFFSLQKGVAQSESTAKLEETGLWSGVYLKMRFSKHLGYYGEHHYRMRNSKDHLYGFVNQSRQIYNRAGLNLLFSPYFEAVIGPTFVLNFTPDPASSEYEKMTVEPRIWHQWLFIMPPMGRVKFYHQFRFEHRWKRKNNIGASHKYTNRYRYKFFAYVPINKKKIGVKTLFFSPSAEIFLHSGKSVVYHPFEDFRTYNGIGYVINRNLTFFGGHMWTYGQKTTGFEYKTTHIIRINLLVGLDFRSLEERLPQINLGY, from the coding sequence ATGTGGCAAAGAATCTCTTTTACTATATGGGTTGTTAGCCTATTTTTTTCACTACAAAAAGGTGTCGCACAGAGTGAATCAACTGCAAAGTTAGAGGAAACAGGACTTTGGAGTGGTGTATATCTCAAAATGCGCTTCAGCAAACATTTAGGCTATTATGGTGAGCATCATTACCGTATGCGAAATAGTAAAGACCATCTATATGGTTTTGTAAATCAGTCTCGTCAAATTTATAACAGAGCTGGACTCAACCTCTTATTTAGCCCTTATTTTGAAGCTGTCATTGGACCTACCTTTGTTTTGAATTTTACACCTGACCCAGCTTCTTCTGAATATGAAAAAATGACCGTAGAACCACGTATTTGGCATCAATGGCTCTTTATAATGCCACCTATGGGACGAGTAAAGTTCTATCATCAATTTAGGTTTGAGCATCGTTGGAAACGCAAAAATAATATAGGAGCATCTCATAAATATACCAACCGTTATCGCTATAAATTTTTTGCCTATGTTCCTATCAATAAAAAGAAAATTGGAGTCAAGACACTATTTTTTTCGCCTAGTGCCGAGATTTTTCTTCACTCTGGCAAGTCGGTAGTTTATCATCCTTTTGAAGATTTCAGAACCTATAATGGTATTGGTTATGTCATTAATCGTAATTTGACATTTTTTGGGGGACACATGTGGACGTATGGACAAAAAACAACAGGTTTTGAATACAAAACAACACATATCATAAGAATAAACCTTTTGGTAGGTTTAGATTTTAGAAGCCTAGAAGAACGGCTACCTCAAATTAATCTTGGATATTAG
- a CDS encoding MORN repeat-containing protein, whose protein sequence is MKKIFWISLFSNVLLLVGLVWFWSHSSSTEEKLIFKTLKTSYQEYLKKANLAFFEKNYQKSFMYYSLVDSLTIDTLDLEVKAKYYVQSQEVIKGNLDSLKYILKVAYTGSMEKEEALRKLQEEIVERDRQIDTLHHQLDETNIALHDIEEVNQTLSHRLEQTAEDKYQVLDFTNKENTSIRYYGRVENDKANGFGIGIFETGGIYEGNWKNNLPNGKGRYEWKNEDVYEGNYVEGRREGYGVYIFSSQIRYEGDWVNNLREGRGKMYSPEGQLLLDGDWMKDKFQKNKKKKD, encoded by the coding sequence ATGAAAAAAATATTTTGGATTTCGCTCTTCTCTAATGTTTTACTGCTTGTAGGTTTAGTCTGGTTTTGGTCTCATAGCTCATCTACTGAAGAGAAATTAATATTTAAAACGCTAAAAACAAGCTATCAAGAGTATTTGAAAAAGGCTAATTTGGCTTTCTTTGAAAAGAATTACCAAAAATCTTTTATGTATTACTCTCTTGTAGATAGCCTTACAATAGATACTTTAGATTTAGAAGTTAAAGCCAAATATTACGTTCAATCTCAAGAAGTTATCAAAGGAAATCTGGACAGTCTTAAATACATTCTGAAAGTTGCCTACACAGGAAGTATGGAAAAGGAAGAAGCACTCAGAAAACTGCAAGAAGAAATTGTAGAAAGAGACCGACAAATAGATACACTACATCATCAGTTAGATGAAACTAATATTGCCCTACACGATATAGAAGAAGTCAATCAAACACTTTCACACAGATTAGAACAAACAGCAGAAGATAAATATCAAGTGCTTGACTTCACAAACAAAGAAAATACAAGTATTAGGTATTATGGTAGGGTTGAGAATGATAAAGCCAACGGTTTTGGTATCGGAATTTTTGAAACTGGAGGGATTTATGAAGGAAACTGGAAAAACAATCTGCCTAATGGAAAAGGAAGATACGAATGGAAAAATGAAGATGTGTATGAGGGCAATTATGTAGAGGGAAGAAGAGAAGGCTATGGAGTTTATATTTTTTCTTCTCAAATTCGTTATGAAGGCGATTGGGTAAATAACCTACGAGAAGGAAGAGGAAAAATGTATTCTCCAGAAGGACAACTCTTGTTAGATGGTGACTGGATGAAAGACAAATTTCAAAAGAATAAGAAAAAGAAAGATTAG
- a CDS encoding tetratricopeptide repeat protein: MNLDEQSMMRRYINLGVFVCFYLSISVSVAQTTSSIPHSLDEAISLFNAGNHNEAKILLRQNLEHDPDDSDSRSVLGKMNYHLGEWKAAIDIWSEGLKGKPSDYVLHMNIGSVFYDKAKQNAPSIYLTTYSDEEKENDLETYEKDFLENTSTSFLKYWQNGIDSYQAAYKIYPYESYVLEKLAELYEMNREFDNAFLYHKQLAELYPENSFYLTRSATYQAKIKTTTQKAQDSLEQLVIAKLHRSLEIDNQNPDTYRELARIFKMKEQNKDTEKVLASSKYNQKADFYASIPKYARFEFNEEKAFLLDRLLTRNYSKKKEWSNLIDSLAIKLEEKDIVTQNLLVTVLAASATDSELLRSFNHHYNISREQKNIITVLSKTQYGQWLLVQLLENTKEINLTKEVTTTLVKNQSPNMHDVLIGLLEYDYLPESMDVAQNLSMLNDERSRAALIRELYLPLPKTASKWRNRNYRFLQVRQMRASIALSSIRHNEEIRNELLKGLERQDVRLFCAVALYSQTRDAEYLKLAKKFRPKKVSFPELGQFLKRFNNPKAQSLGDKLIKG; the protein is encoded by the coding sequence TTGAATTTAGATGAACAATCGATGATGAGAAGATATATAAATTTAGGTGTTTTTGTTTGTTTCTACCTTAGCATTTCTGTTTCAGTAGCTCAAACGACCTCTTCTATTCCTCACTCTTTAGACGAGGCAATTTCGCTCTTTAATGCAGGGAATCATAACGAAGCAAAAATATTGCTGAGACAAAATCTAGAACACGACCCAGACGATTCTGATTCTCGTTCTGTATTGGGAAAAATGAACTACCACTTGGGAGAGTGGAAAGCTGCCATTGATATTTGGAGTGAAGGCTTAAAGGGAAAACCTTCCGACTATGTTTTACACATGAATATTGGAAGTGTTTTTTATGATAAAGCCAAACAAAATGCTCCTTCTATCTACCTCACAACCTATTCTGATGAAGAAAAGGAAAATGATTTGGAAACGTATGAAAAAGATTTTTTAGAAAACACTTCTACCTCTTTTTTGAAATATTGGCAAAATGGAATTGATTCTTATCAAGCAGCTTATAAAATCTATCCGTATGAAAGTTATGTCTTGGAAAAACTAGCAGAACTCTACGAAATGAACAGAGAGTTTGATAATGCTTTTCTATATCACAAACAATTGGCAGAACTCTACCCAGAAAATAGTTTTTATCTTACAAGGTCTGCTACCTATCAAGCCAAAATCAAGACAACTACTCAAAAAGCACAAGATTCGTTAGAACAGTTAGTTATTGCCAAACTTCATCGCTCTTTAGAAATTGATAATCAAAATCCTGATACGTATAGAGAATTAGCACGTATTTTTAAAATGAAAGAGCAAAATAAGGATACAGAAAAGGTATTAGCTTCTTCAAAATACAACCAAAAGGCTGATTTTTATGCTTCTATTCCCAAATATGCTCGTTTTGAGTTTAATGAAGAAAAAGCATTTCTACTGGATAGATTGCTTACAAGAAATTATAGTAAAAAGAAAGAATGGTCTAATCTGATTGATTCTTTAGCTATAAAATTAGAGGAAAAGGATATTGTTACACAAAACTTATTAGTTACCGTTTTAGCTGCTAGTGCTACTGACTCTGAACTATTGCGTTCTTTTAATCATCATTACAATATATCTAGAGAACAGAAAAATATTATTACTGTGCTTTCCAAAACACAATATGGTCAATGGCTGTTGGTTCAACTCTTAGAAAATACGAAAGAGATAAACCTAACAAAAGAAGTTACAACTACATTGGTAAAAAATCAATCGCCCAATATGCACGACGTTCTGATTGGTTTATTAGAATATGATTATTTACCAGAATCTATGGATGTGGCTCAAAATTTATCTATGCTCAATGATGAGAGAAGCCGAGCAGCCCTTATTAGAGAACTTTACTTACCTCTGCCCAAAACAGCTTCTAAGTGGAGAAACAGAAATTACCGTTTTTTACAAGTGCGCCAGATGCGTGCTAGTATTGCGCTTTCCTCTATCCGACACAATGAAGAAATTAGAAATGAGCTTCTAAAAGGCTTGGAGCGTCAAGATGTGCGTTTGTTTTGTGCTGTTGCTTTATATTCTCAAACTAGAGATGCAGAATATTTAAAACTTGCTAAAAAATTTAGACCTAAAAAAGTGTCTTTCCCAGAGTTAGGACAGTTTTTAAAAAGGTTCAATAATCCAAAAGCGCAGTCATTAGGAGACAAGCTCATCAAAGGGTAA
- a CDS encoding tetratricopeptide repeat protein — protein sequence MNVNYPIFLSFLILFLFSKNSFAQTQIDSLQRELQNTTTDTTKVNLYNELAFEMCLRNIDSALLYADKGLQLAQKIDFKRGVFTNYENTGIVYSEKADVDKAMEYFLKAIKYKEQHLPKSSIVEVYRQIGILFFRQQEFKESERYLKEAIEIAQNENSNGLYKVYFTLATLYSKTKQFDEAETYFEKCLEEPNLQPNDRGSIYLNTGNLYQRMENLDKAETAYQKALEITPKENQKNIGKIYNGLTDVALKTGKYNLAEIYANKGLEHAKATQNIRSSIYAHRNLSYALYLSEDYKNAFEVLEKYRKLRDSLIEMTNAEVLNELEQKYQNEKKQNEIERLQQEQFLFKEREKATKTRNILVLIIAIITTAVLLLLLQLQRTRHKRDISLKEIEKQVQELELREKQQQIEQYKERLERHTNNLLQKNLILSELREELSTLKESQEEEDRLKRQKIEELIGSRILTEEDWQNYKQTFLRVHPHFFEELEKQSPKVSKAEKRIATLLKLGLSQYEMAAILGISEESVRKGKYRLRQRLEVDSEEEMMEILSKIN from the coding sequence AAGGGAGTTACAAAACACAACAACTGATACAACAAAAGTAAACCTGTATAACGAACTGGCATTTGAAATGTGCCTTCGAAATATAGATTCAGCTTTACTATATGCTGATAAAGGATTGCAGTTAGCTCAAAAAATAGATTTTAAAAGAGGTGTTTTTACCAATTATGAGAATACTGGAATTGTGTATTCTGAAAAAGCTGATGTAGATAAGGCAATGGAATATTTTTTAAAGGCAATTAAATATAAAGAACAGCATTTACCCAAAAGTTCTATTGTAGAGGTATATAGGCAGATAGGAATTTTATTTTTTAGACAACAAGAGTTTAAAGAATCTGAACGCTACCTAAAGGAAGCTATCGAAATTGCTCAAAATGAAAATAGTAATGGTTTATACAAAGTGTACTTCACTTTGGCTACGTTATACTCTAAGACAAAACAGTTTGATGAAGCAGAAACTTATTTTGAAAAGTGTTTGGAAGAACCCAACCTACAACCAAATGATAGAGGAAGCATTTATCTCAACACAGGCAATCTCTATCAACGCATGGAAAACTTAGACAAAGCTGAAACAGCTTATCAAAAAGCATTAGAAATTACTCCTAAAGAAAATCAAAAAAACATTGGAAAAATCTATAATGGTTTAACAGATGTAGCACTCAAGACAGGAAAATACAACCTTGCTGAAATATACGCCAATAAAGGGTTAGAGCATGCCAAAGCAACGCAAAATATTCGCTCTTCAATTTATGCCCATCGAAATTTAAGCTATGCACTTTATTTAAGTGAAGATTATAAAAATGCTTTTGAGGTATTAGAAAAATACAGGAAATTGCGTGATAGCTTAATAGAAATGACTAATGCAGAGGTATTGAACGAACTGGAACAAAAATACCAAAATGAAAAAAAGCAAAACGAAATAGAAAGACTACAACAAGAACAATTCCTTTTCAAAGAAAGAGAAAAAGCTACCAAAACTAGAAATATTTTAGTTTTAATAATTGCTATAATCACAACAGCCGTTTTGCTATTACTTTTACAGCTTCAAAGAACAAGACACAAAAGAGATATTTCTCTCAAAGAAATAGAAAAGCAAGTTCAAGAGCTAGAACTAAGAGAAAAACAGCAACAAATAGAACAGTATAAAGAGCGATTAGAGCGACACACTAACAACCTACTTCAGAAGAATCTTATCCTAAGCGAACTTAGAGAAGAACTCTCTACCCTAAAAGAATCGCAGGAAGAAGAAGACAGGCTCAAAAGACAAAAAATTGAAGAACTTATAGGTAGTCGAATCTTGACAGAAGAAGACTGGCAAAACTACAAACAAACTTTCTTACGAGTACATCCTCATTTTTTTGAAGAATTAGAAAAACAATCTCCCAAAGTTTCAAAAGCCGAAAAACGAATTGCTACCCTACTAAAACTTGGTCTTTCACAGTATGAAATGGCAGCTATTTTGGGAATTTCGGAAGAAAGTGTGAGAAAGGGCAAATATCGTTTGCGCCAGCGTTTGGAAGTAGATTCAGAAGAGGAAATGATGGAGATTTTGAGCAAAATTAATTAG